A DNA window from Candidatus Sulfidibacterium hydrothermale contains the following coding sequences:
- a CDS encoding ROK family protein — protein sequence MQKNNTKNDLPVIGVDIGGTKVSAGLVKDNRLVKSHTLPTPADKGPDEVLQTIVNTIKQLNAETFAGIGAGIPGLVDTQNGKVYDVQNIPGLSGMALRDKLQTAFNCPVEINNDANCFVLGVKNHDNGQPFKHLVGLTLGTGLGGGLILNGQLYEGVGTGAGEFGSLPYKDSILEHYCSGQFFTREYGITGKEARERAVNGDKEALEMFRKFGHNLGDAIRIISHTFAPEAVVLGGSVSTSFWLFEKGMWEILHQFPYAHVIDHLQIMPATAPDIAIIGAASLIKIK from the coding sequence ATGCAGAAAAACAACACAAAAAACGACCTGCCTGTTATCGGTGTTGATATTGGCGGCACAAAGGTTAGTGCAGGGCTGGTAAAAGACAACCGGCTTGTCAAAAGCCACACCCTTCCTACTCCGGCAGACAAAGGGCCAGATGAGGTTTTACAGACCATTGTAAATACCATAAAACAACTGAACGCTGAAACCTTTGCAGGAATCGGAGCAGGAATTCCCGGATTGGTGGACACCCAAAACGGAAAAGTTTATGATGTACAAAACATCCCCGGACTTTCCGGCATGGCTTTGCGTGATAAATTACAAACAGCCTTTAACTGTCCGGTAGAAATCAATAACGACGCCAATTGCTTTGTGCTCGGCGTGAAAAATCACGACAACGGGCAACCTTTCAAACATTTGGTAGGTCTTACCCTGGGAACAGGACTTGGAGGCGGACTGATTTTAAACGGACAACTATATGAAGGAGTAGGAACCGGTGCCGGAGAATTCGGCTCCCTGCCCTACAAAGACAGCATATTAGAGCATTACTGCAGCGGGCAATTCTTTACCCGGGAATATGGTATTACGGGCAAAGAAGCCCGTGAGAGAGCTGTAAACGGCGATAAAGAAGCGCTGGAAATGTTTCGGAAATTTGGTCACAATCTGGGAGACGCCATCCGCATCATCAGCCACACTTTTGCCCCTGAAGCTGTTGTTTTAGGCGGTTCTGTCAGCACCAGTTTCTGGCTTTTTGAGAAAGGCATGTGGGAAATCTTACACCAGTTTCCTTATGCACATGTAATTGATCATTTACAAATTATGCCGGCTACAGCACCGGATATTGCCATTATCGGCGCAGCATCATTAATTAAAATCAAATAA
- a CDS encoding sugar MFS transporter, whose protein sequence is MTTKRKYTIDPIIIIGLLFFIFGFITWLNATLIPYLQTACELTSFESYLVTFAFYISYFVMAIPSSAVLEKTGFKKGMSLGLFIMALGAFIFVPAAYTRTYIWFLTGLFIQGTGLAILQTAANPYVTILGPIESAAKRISIMGIANKFAGILSPVILGALILSGIGKIQKSIVHLDAAAKAQALDKLAHKVILPYVVIGIVLIIMAALILLSTLPEIEAKEEPVSDDEHKRNSLFQFPYFWYGVLALFFYVGAEVLSVDGQIKYGLALGFDIKVAKFFSSFTLIAMLVGYLVGIISIPKYISQQKALKYFALLGIFFTIVAVFTKGYVSILSIAALGFANSIMWPAIWPLAIDGLGKFTKLASAILVMAIAGGALIPLFYGYLSGLPAIGPTHAYAILVVCYLVIFYFATYAYKIGKRVK, encoded by the coding sequence ATGACAACAAAGAGAAAATACACTATTGACCCAATCATCATCATCGGATTACTGTTTTTTATTTTTGGGTTTATCACCTGGTTGAATGCCACGCTCATCCCCTATTTGCAAACAGCCTGCGAGCTCACTTCTTTTGAGTCGTACCTGGTAACTTTTGCTTTTTACATCTCCTACTTTGTTATGGCTATTCCTTCATCGGCGGTACTGGAAAAAACCGGGTTTAAAAAAGGAATGTCCTTAGGATTGTTTATTATGGCTTTGGGAGCTTTCATCTTTGTACCGGCAGCATATACCCGTACTTACATCTGGTTCCTTACCGGATTATTTATTCAGGGAACCGGACTGGCCATTTTACAAACAGCAGCCAATCCCTATGTTACCATTCTCGGCCCTATCGAAAGTGCGGCAAAACGGATCAGCATTATGGGAATTGCCAACAAATTTGCCGGCATCCTGAGCCCGGTTATTTTAGGCGCTTTGATCTTAAGCGGTATTGGAAAAATCCAAAAAAGCATTGTCCATCTGGATGCTGCTGCCAAAGCCCAGGCATTGGATAAACTGGCCCATAAAGTTATTTTACCCTATGTGGTGATTGGCATTGTACTGATTATTATGGCTGCTTTGATCCTGCTTTCCACTCTTCCGGAAATCGAAGCCAAAGAAGAACCGGTGAGCGATGATGAACATAAACGTAACAGCCTTTTTCAGTTTCCTTATTTTTGGTATGGTGTGTTGGCCCTTTTCTTTTATGTAGGAGCAGAAGTTCTGTCGGTGGACGGACAAATTAAATATGGGCTGGCTTTAGGTTTCGACATCAAAGTTGCCAAATTCTTCTCATCATTTACACTCATTGCCATGCTGGTAGGATATCTGGTGGGAATTATCAGTATTCCGAAATATATTTCCCAGCAAAAAGCACTAAAATATTTTGCTCTCCTGGGTATCTTTTTCACCATTGTAGCTGTTTTCACAAAAGGATATGTTTCCATCCTCTCCATTGCAGCCCTGGGATTTGCCAACTCGATCATGTGGCCGGCAATCTGGCCTCTTGCCATTGACGGCCTTGGAAAATTTACCAAGCTGGCATCTGCTATTTTGGTTATGGCTATCGCCGGTGGTGCATTAATTCCTTTGTTTTACGGATATCTTTCCGGCTTACCGGCTATAGGTCCCACTCACGCTTATGCTATTTTGGTGGTTTGTTATCTTGTTATCTTTTACTTTGCTACTTACGCCTATAAAATTGGGAAACGGGTAAAATAA
- a CDS encoding glycosyl hydrolase family 18 protein yields the protein MKKWIPFKGLLILLAFITLQTKAQIPQPMGEHMAEELLYGRREKLPSRFDIHGKGIIPLQHRKQTKSLSKIVFGFMPDWEYTNDANADMHYDLLTHVAAFAFVTSSSGNITNPSAWPWTDVINAAHTKGTKVIMAVTNFGGSEKASAVAHNLVTDAGARDNLFRNIKNIITTYQLDGVNIDFEAMNSDDRGTLLNQFMSALTQYIHTNLPGKEVSFDGPAVNWGGWDMNGLAQSVDYIFIMGYDYYGSWSNTSGPVAPLTSNNGGHCIEYDLTHTYSLPLKNYPQKLILGVPYYGKHWETSTGEAYAAVTSYISTPRYRDAAVSAPNYGGFLWDYASSTPWYKWESSGTWNQVWIDNDKSLGKKYDYALSQNLGGVGIWALNYDGSRQELWELIRTKFGGSVLPSPSRPQSPAALIKDSTSVTLLFRPGNYSEKYNIYESTDNENYTKVGETTDTLFNVSGLTTDSVYYFKISSVNASGESAMTKVLAAMPGRNTRKFLIVDGVERRSFDAITQYKYPMTQLKYDFSEASNEAVEDGVVNLKNFKFIIWMLLDESTADDTFNKTEQARVADFIDNDQGVFIVSGSEVGWDLVEKGDATDKAFYEKYFKAKYIADKPGDGYQEYTAEDNNQFIYHFDDGTHGITKIGYPDLIQPLNGSKESFTYPGIAPSTGVAGVSYKTDNGGIEYLAFPIEAVYNNNEREKLLTYILSKYNDLLPVEENPVQTQLRIYPNPAHDQIILSNPEHLNLKKVEIFDLYGRKQEIQTENNRINIGLLPKGLYIIRITDKKGHQGSFKIIKQ from the coding sequence ATGAAAAAATGGATACCCTTTAAAGGCTTGCTTATCCTGCTGGCATTCATCACCCTGCAGACAAAAGCACAAATTCCCCAACCCATGGGAGAACACATGGCAGAAGAACTGCTTTACGGCAGAAGAGAAAAATTACCCAGCCGGTTCGACATTCATGGCAAAGGGATCATTCCACTGCAACACCGCAAACAGACCAAAAGCCTCTCAAAGATTGTTTTTGGTTTCATGCCCGACTGGGAATACACCAACGATGCCAATGCAGACATGCATTACGATCTGCTGACTCATGTAGCCGCGTTTGCATTTGTCACCTCATCATCCGGAAATATCACCAATCCGTCAGCCTGGCCGTGGACCGACGTCATCAATGCCGCCCACACGAAAGGCACTAAAGTTATAATGGCCGTTACCAATTTTGGCGGCAGCGAAAAAGCATCTGCGGTAGCCCACAATCTGGTTACCGATGCCGGAGCCCGCGACAACCTTTTCAGAAACATAAAAAATATCATCACAACCTACCAACTCGACGGTGTAAATATTGATTTTGAAGCCATGAACAGTGATGATCGCGGTACCTTGCTGAATCAGTTCATGAGTGCACTCACACAATATATTCATACAAACCTGCCGGGAAAAGAGGTTTCGTTTGACGGACCAGCAGTAAACTGGGGTGGTTGGGACATGAACGGATTGGCCCAAAGTGTGGATTATATTTTTATTATGGGCTATGATTATTATGGTTCATGGAGTAACACATCCGGGCCAGTAGCCCCTCTTACCAGTAATAATGGCGGGCATTGCATAGAATATGATTTAACACACACGTACAGTTTGCCCCTAAAAAATTATCCACAGAAACTCATCCTTGGCGTTCCGTATTACGGAAAACACTGGGAAACCTCCACCGGTGAAGCTTACGCTGCTGTAACCAGTTATATAAGTACACCCCGCTATCGCGATGCTGCGGTCAGCGCACCAAATTATGGCGGATTTTTATGGGATTATGCTTCCAGTACGCCCTGGTACAAATGGGAGTCGTCCGGAACCTGGAATCAGGTTTGGATTGACAATGATAAAAGTCTGGGTAAAAAATACGACTATGCTTTAAGCCAAAACCTTGGTGGCGTAGGAATATGGGCACTAAACTACGATGGAAGCCGGCAGGAATTGTGGGAACTGATCCGGACCAAATTCGGAGGATCCGTTCTCCCTTCTCCGTCGCGTCCCCAATCACCTGCTGCACTAATCAAAGACAGCACATCGGTTACCCTGCTTTTCAGACCGGGTAATTATTCTGAGAAATACAACATTTATGAAAGTACGGATAATGAAAATTACACAAAAGTAGGAGAAACTACCGACACCCTTTTTAATGTTTCCGGTTTAACCACCGATTCGGTCTATTACTTTAAAATTTCATCGGTCAACGCATCGGGAGAATCTGCCATGACCAAAGTACTGGCTGCCATGCCGGGGAGAAACACCCGTAAATTTCTTATTGTTGACGGAGTGGAACGGCGCAGTTTCGACGCCATAACCCAGTACAAGTATCCTATGACACAGTTAAAATACGACTTCTCCGAGGCTTCTAACGAAGCGGTTGAAGATGGTGTTGTGAATTTGAAAAATTTCAAGTTCATTATTTGGATGTTACTGGATGAAAGCACTGCCGATGACACCTTTAACAAAACAGAACAAGCCCGCGTAGCAGATTTTATTGACAATGATCAGGGGGTTTTTATTGTTTCCGGATCTGAAGTAGGATGGGATTTGGTAGAAAAAGGCGATGCTACCGACAAAGCCTTTTATGAAAAGTACTTTAAAGCCAAATATATTGCCGATAAGCCCGGTGACGGTTATCAGGAATACACTGCCGAAGATAACAACCAGTTTATTTACCATTTTGATGACGGAACACACGGGATCACAAAAATTGGCTATCCGGATTTAATCCAGCCCCTGAACGGTTCAAAAGAATCATTTACCTACCCGGGCATTGCGCCATCTACCGGTGTAGCAGGAGTAAGTTACAAAACCGATAATGGAGGAATAGAATACCTTGCTTTTCCCATTGAAGCAGTATACAATAACAACGAAAGAGAAAAACTGCTCACTTATATTTTAAGCAAATACAACGATTTGCTTCCGGTGGAAGAAAATCCTGTACAAACCCAATTACGGATTTATCCTAACCCGGCACATGACCAGATTATTCTTTCCAATCCGGAACATCTCAATTTAAAGAAAGTGGAAATATTTGACCTTTACGGCCGGAAACAGGAAATCCAAACAGAAAATAACAGAATCAACATTGGTCTCCTTCCTAAAGGATTATACATCATCCGGATTACAGACAAAAAAGGTCATCAAGGAAGCTTCAAGATCATCAAGCAATAA
- the dapB gene encoding 4-hydroxy-tetrahydrodipicolinate reductase produces MKVIISGYGRMGKMVEQVCRERGHSIVDIWDNASDRDKLSTVPDGVVVIDFSLPESAVENILFCFQKQMPVITGTTGWYQQLPEVKKMAEKFNGTLFYAPNFSLGVNVFFQLNRLFARMMTSLTGYRVSVEEIHHVHKLDAPSGTAIRIAEDILVSHPEFDSWQNSPDVPENVLPVISVRQGEVPGTHKVVYDSDSDTLSIKHEAKNRKGFALGAVLAAEFVQDKKGVFTMRDFLIDRGFPQEFL; encoded by the coding sequence ATGAAGGTAATCATTTCTGGATATGGACGAATGGGAAAAATGGTGGAACAAGTGTGTCGCGAACGCGGGCACTCCATTGTTGATATATGGGATAATGCCTCCGATCGTGATAAGTTGTCAACTGTTCCTGATGGGGTGGTAGTGATTGATTTTTCTCTCCCGGAGTCGGCTGTGGAAAATATTTTGTTTTGTTTTCAGAAACAGATGCCGGTGATAACCGGTACTACCGGATGGTACCAACAACTTCCGGAAGTGAAAAAGATGGCTGAAAAGTTTAACGGAACCCTGTTCTATGCTCCCAATTTTAGTTTGGGAGTAAATGTTTTTTTTCAGCTGAACCGCTTGTTTGCCAGAATGATGACTTCGCTTACGGGTTACCGGGTTTCGGTTGAAGAAATTCATCATGTTCATAAGTTAGATGCTCCCAGCGGAACGGCTATCCGGATTGCCGAAGATATTTTGGTTTCGCACCCCGAATTCGATTCATGGCAAAATAGTCCGGATGTACCGGAGAACGTTTTACCGGTAATTTCAGTGCGGCAGGGGGAAGTGCCGGGAACCCATAAAGTAGTTTACGACTCGGATTCCGATACGCTTTCCATTAAACATGAAGCAAAAAACCGGAAAGGATTTGCTTTGGGCGCCGTGCTTGCTGCCGAGTTTGTTCAGGATAAGAAAGGCGTTTTTACCATGCGTGATTTTTTGATCGATCGGGGTTTTCCCCAAGAATTCTTATGA
- a CDS encoding shikimate dehydrogenase family protein, with translation MELYGLIGKTLTHSFSGDYFLRKFQEKRIDAVYRLWEWDTLPDLYDFVRQNTDLRGFNVTIPYKRAVIQYMDKLDKAAGLTGSVNVVKVKRKKDKIFLHGFNTDVIGFERSLKPLIQGRTGLHALILGSGGSAHSVAFVLRKLGIYFTFVTRKPNKLEAVGYSWITPEVMKKCKLIINTTPLGMYPNVDEKPDIPYDLLTPEHVLFDLIYNPAETLFLKKGREKGAVTKNGLEMLKIQADESWKIWHAKLILGL, from the coding sequence ATGGAATTGTACGGACTTATTGGTAAAACATTGACACATTCCTTTTCGGGAGATTATTTTTTACGGAAATTTCAGGAAAAACGTATTGATGCCGTATATCGTTTATGGGAATGGGATACTTTGCCCGATTTGTATGATTTTGTTCGCCAAAATACTGATCTTCGGGGTTTTAATGTGACAATCCCGTATAAAAGGGCAGTTATTCAGTACATGGATAAACTGGATAAAGCTGCCGGACTTACCGGAAGTGTGAATGTGGTGAAAGTGAAGCGAAAAAAGGATAAAATATTTCTTCATGGATTTAATACGGATGTGATTGGTTTCGAACGTTCGTTGAAACCGTTAATCCAGGGACGTACCGGACTTCATGCCCTTATTTTAGGTTCTGGAGGGTCGGCTCATTCGGTAGCTTTCGTTTTGCGTAAGTTGGGTATTTATTTCACTTTTGTGACACGAAAGCCGAATAAGCTTGAAGCGGTGGGGTATAGCTGGATAACTCCTGAAGTGATGAAAAAGTGTAAACTGATTATTAATACCACCCCGCTGGGCATGTATCCAAATGTGGATGAAAAACCGGACATTCCTTATGATCTTTTGACTCCGGAACATGTTTTGTTTGATCTGATTTATAATCCTGCCGAAACACTTTTCTTGAAAAAAGGCCGGGAAAAAGGCGCTGTAACTAAAAATGGCCTGGAAATGTTAAAAATACAGGCTGATGAATCGTGGAAAATTTGGCATGCAAAATTGATATTGGGCTTATGA
- a CDS encoding DUF368 domain-containing protein — protein MKEYLNYLLKGIAVGVANIIPGVSGGTIALITGIFERLINAIKAFDGKALKLLFTGQWKAFARKTDFYFLFTLFVGIALAIVTLARVFDYLFKDYPVYIWSYFFGLVLASIYFVAKTIERWNVVVVLLFVAGTAFAVFVSLIHPAAENSSFWYLFLCGVVAICSMILPGLSGSFVMILMGNYQLVAIQAINDRDLGILLPVALGAVIGLVAFSHVLSWVFKHYKDETIATLSGFILGSLNVLWPWKTAEYLKNSAGDFVLKHGEKVIARYVSVFPEHLDKQFWIAVGVMLLGVISITVIELMAGKESKEELA, from the coding sequence ATGAAAGAATATCTGAATTATTTGCTGAAGGGAATTGCAGTAGGAGTAGCCAATATTATTCCGGGAGTGTCCGGAGGTACCATTGCCCTGATCACCGGAATTTTTGAACGGCTGATTAATGCCATTAAAGCTTTTGACGGAAAAGCGCTGAAACTCCTTTTTACCGGACAATGGAAAGCCTTTGCCCGGAAAACCGATTTTTATTTTCTGTTTACTCTTTTTGTGGGAATTGCGCTGGCTATCGTTACCCTGGCGCGGGTTTTCGATTATCTTTTTAAAGATTATCCGGTTTACATCTGGTCTTATTTCTTTGGCCTGGTGCTGGCTTCTATTTATTTTGTGGCGAAGACCATCGAGCGGTGGAATGTTGTGGTTGTCCTGTTGTTTGTGGCCGGAACAGCCTTTGCTGTATTTGTTTCGTTGATTCATCCGGCAGCAGAGAACAGTAGTTTTTGGTATTTGTTTTTGTGTGGTGTTGTGGCCATTTGTAGTATGATTTTGCCCGGGTTGTCCGGTTCGTTTGTGATGATCCTGATGGGAAATTATCAGTTGGTGGCCATCCAGGCAATCAATGACCGCGATTTGGGTATTCTGCTTCCGGTAGCTTTGGGTGCCGTGATTGGTTTAGTGGCTTTCTCTCATGTGCTTTCGTGGGTTTTTAAACATTATAAAGATGAAACTATTGCCACACTTTCCGGATTTATTCTGGGATCGTTGAATGTGTTGTGGCCTTGGAAAACGGCTGAATACCTGAAAAATTCAGCGGGTGATTTTGTATTGAAACACGGGGAAAAGGTGATAGCCCGTTATGTGAGTGTTTTTCCGGAACATCTGGATAAACAGTTCTGGATTGCAGTAGGCGTGATGCTGTTAGGTGTAATTAGTATTACCGTTATTGAATTGATGGCTGGGAAAGAGTCAAAGGAAGAATTGGCGTAA
- a CDS encoding aldehyde dehydrogenase has protein sequence MEEPSLQALFERQQHFFASGKTRKVEFRKEALKKLRAAILMHEDELYEALQKDLHKSPFESYASEIGFVLEELRFHLKKIGKWTRPKRVASSIVSFPAQAVLTYEPLGTVLIIAPWNYPFQLLMAPLIGAISAGNTAIVKPSEIAENTAEVMAKLINTSFEKEYIHVVTGGVDVSQTLLKFKFDHIFFTGSPRVGKIVMQAAAKQMVPVTLELGGKSPCIVDETAPLSLTARRIIWGKLLNAGQTCIAPDYLLVHEKVKDKLLDALKKAIQKAYGPDARKSPDYPRIITPANVERLAVLIQDAKVVYGGTFDVNERYFEPTLLDEVTPDMPVMQQEIFGPVLPVLTFRETEEIVRFVNSRPRPLALYVFSQNKSFRKKIVKEIPAGGVTVNDTLMHIVSNRLPFGGVGNSGMGQYHGVYSFQTFSNAKPVVKRGNWLDVPIRYAPYGKKLKILKFLMR, from the coding sequence ATGGAAGAACCTTCTTTACAAGCATTATTTGAGCGTCAACAGCATTTTTTTGCTTCCGGAAAAACCCGGAAAGTAGAATTCAGAAAAGAAGCGCTGAAAAAACTGCGTGCGGCGATTTTAATGCATGAAGACGAGCTGTATGAAGCTTTGCAAAAAGATTTACACAAATCGCCTTTTGAGTCGTATGCGTCTGAAATTGGTTTTGTGCTGGAGGAACTTCGTTTCCATTTAAAAAAAATCGGTAAATGGACCCGGCCAAAAAGGGTGGCTTCTTCCATTGTGAGTTTTCCTGCTCAGGCAGTACTAACCTACGAACCGTTAGGAACAGTGCTTATTATTGCTCCCTGGAATTATCCGTTTCAATTGTTGATGGCTCCTCTTATCGGAGCCATATCCGCTGGGAATACAGCGATAGTAAAGCCATCCGAAATTGCTGAAAACACAGCTGAAGTGATGGCCAAACTGATTAACACGAGTTTTGAAAAAGAATATATCCATGTTGTGACGGGCGGAGTGGATGTTTCACAGACCCTGCTGAAGTTCAAATTCGACCATATTTTCTTTACAGGAAGTCCGCGGGTGGGAAAAATTGTGATGCAGGCCGCTGCAAAACAAATGGTTCCTGTTACACTTGAACTGGGCGGAAAGAGTCCGTGTATTGTGGATGAAACAGCCCCGTTGTCATTGACTGCTCGCCGGATTATTTGGGGAAAACTTTTAAATGCCGGGCAAACCTGTATCGCTCCCGATTATTTGCTGGTACACGAAAAGGTGAAAGACAAACTGTTGGATGCCTTGAAAAAAGCCATTCAGAAAGCTTATGGCCCGGATGCCCGAAAAAGTCCGGACTATCCGCGTATTATTACACCGGCCAATGTGGAACGATTGGCGGTTTTGATTCAGGATGCTAAAGTAGTTTATGGCGGAACATTTGATGTCAATGAAAGATATTTCGAGCCGACGTTACTTGATGAGGTTACTCCGGATATGCCGGTGATGCAGCAGGAGATCTTCGGGCCTGTTTTACCGGTGCTGACTTTTCGTGAGACAGAGGAAATTGTCCGGTTTGTGAATAGCCGGCCCCGTCCGTTGGCGTTGTATGTATTTTCACAAAACAAATCTTTCCGGAAAAAAATAGTGAAAGAAATTCCTGCCGGCGGGGTGACGGTAAACGATACGTTGATGCATATTGTGAGTAACCGGCTTCCTTTTGGTGGCGTGGGAAACAGTGGAATGGGGCAGTACCATGGAGTTTACAGTTTTCAGACTTTCTCCAATGCCAAGCCGGTAGTGAAAAGAGGAAACTGGCTGGATGTTCCTATCCGTTATGCCCCTTACGGGAAAAAACTGAAAATTTTGAAATTTTTGATGCGGTAA
- a CDS encoding phosphosulfolactate synthase has product MKFALQFIPERASRPRTKGITMVMDKGIGMHQAEDLVETAGDLIDLLKLGFGTSYVNQKIKKKIALYKKNGIRVYPGGTLFEAFVIRNQFDDYRRFLDKLGFDAAEVSDGSMEIDHDEKCAYIEKLSKDFLVVSEVGSKIAGLEIPIPQWVSQMKSELEAGSFKVIAEARESGTVGIYDVHGKANFELISEISNHLPLDKILWEAPQKSQQVWFIKHFGANVNLGNIAPTEIIPLETLRLGLRGDTFMHFLPDELKQ; this is encoded by the coding sequence ATGAAGTTTGCTTTACAATTTATTCCGGAAAGAGCTTCCCGTCCGCGTACCAAGGGGATAACCATGGTAATGGATAAAGGAATTGGTATGCATCAGGCTGAAGATTTGGTGGAAACAGCAGGAGATTTGATCGACTTGTTAAAACTCGGCTTCGGGACCTCTTACGTGAATCAGAAAATTAAGAAGAAAATAGCATTATACAAAAAGAACGGCATCCGGGTTTATCCGGGGGGTACTCTTTTTGAAGCCTTTGTAATTCGTAACCAGTTTGATGATTATCGCCGGTTTTTGGATAAACTGGGATTTGATGCGGCTGAAGTTTCTGACGGTTCTATGGAAATTGACCATGATGAAAAATGTGCTTACATCGAAAAACTTTCCAAAGACTTTTTGGTGGTTTCAGAAGTAGGTTCAAAAATTGCCGGACTTGAAATTCCTATTCCCCAGTGGGTTTCACAGATGAAAAGTGAACTGGAAGCCGGTTCGTTTAAAGTGATTGCCGAGGCCCGCGAGAGCGGTACAGTAGGAATTTATGATGTTCACGGAAAAGCCAATTTTGAGCTGATTAGTGAAATCTCAAATCATTTGCCACTGGATAAAATCTTGTGGGAAGCACCACAAAAATCGCAGCAGGTTTGGTTTATTAAACATTTCGGTGCTAATGTGAACCTGGGGAATATTGCTCCAACGGAAATTATTCCGCTCGAAACACTGCGTCTGGGCTTGCGCGGCGATACTTTTATGCACTTTTTGCCCGATGAGTTGAAACAATAA
- a CDS encoding tetratricopeptide repeat protein, translating into MDEELEWQPDEETGALINRFETSLESGEGLFFDVEEFEAIIDYYLDIQQTGMTRMALDRAKAQHPTCSSLKIREARLLTQESKYHQALKILNDLDELEKGNEELHFAKAEIYSMMDKHQEAIDAFKKVLETTERPEEVYSNIAYEYESLNDYPNALRYLTKALELQPESEELIQEIAFFFELTGREEEAIEFFGHFIDRHPYSKMAWFNLGIFYSNLELYERAIQAYEFAVAIDEKFSSAYFNMANAYTNMHQYHKAIQLYEETLKLEKPDAITYCYIAESWENLNEIEKALIYYNRALDIDDKLAEAWGGVARVFVRQKMEKTAVKYYEKAIELAPNQYDLKFELALLLLRNNQLEEAAKLFDDVVQNNEHDVESWLNYSLVLALQEKFSEAVKLLGQALKHNPDDARIRYRRAGYLYRMGKVEEAYYDIEEAVKLNFDEHEELLRYLPELLDEPRFVEILDLYKKPNR; encoded by the coding sequence ATGGATGAAGAATTAGAATGGCAGCCCGATGAAGAGACCGGGGCCTTGATTAATCGTTTTGAAACGTCACTTGAATCAGGTGAGGGGCTTTTCTTTGATGTGGAAGAGTTTGAGGCGATTATCGATTATTATTTGGATATTCAGCAAACAGGCATGACCAGGATGGCTCTTGACCGGGCCAAAGCACAGCACCCAACATGCAGCTCGTTGAAAATCAGGGAAGCCCGGTTGCTTACCCAGGAGTCCAAATATCATCAGGCTTTGAAAATTCTCAACGATCTGGATGAACTGGAAAAAGGAAACGAAGAGCTGCATTTTGCCAAAGCTGAGATTTACAGCATGATGGATAAACATCAGGAAGCTATTGATGCTTTTAAAAAAGTGCTGGAAACCACTGAGCGTCCTGAAGAAGTTTATTCTAACATTGCTTATGAATACGAAAGTCTGAATGATTATCCCAATGCTTTGCGTTATTTGACCAAAGCTTTGGAGCTGCAACCCGAATCGGAGGAGCTGATCCAGGAAATCGCTTTTTTCTTTGAACTGACCGGTCGTGAAGAAGAAGCCATAGAGTTTTTTGGCCATTTTATTGACCGGCATCCTTATTCCAAAATGGCCTGGTTTAACTTGGGTATTTTTTACAGTAACCTGGAGTTGTATGAAAGAGCCATTCAGGCTTATGAATTTGCAGTGGCCATTGATGAGAAGTTTTCGTCGGCTTATTTTAACATGGCCAATGCATACACCAATATGCACCAGTACCACAAAGCCATTCAGCTGTATGAAGAAACACTGAAACTGGAAAAACCCGATGCCATTACCTATTGTTACATTGCGGAGTCGTGGGAAAATCTGAACGAGATAGAAAAAGCCCTGATTTATTATAACCGGGCATTGGATATTGATGATAAGTTAGCAGAAGCCTGGGGCGGCGTGGCGCGTGTTTTTGTCCGTCAGAAGATGGAGAAAACAGCAGTAAAATATTATGAGAAAGCCATAGAGCTGGCCCCAAATCAGTATGACCTGAAATTTGAGCTGGCACTTTTGCTTTTGCGAAATAATCAGCTTGAGGAAGCCGCAAAACTTTTTGATGATGTGGTTCAGAATAATGAGCATGATGTGGAATCGTGGCTGAATTATTCGCTGGTGCTGGCACTGCAGGAGAAATTTTCTGAGGCTGTTAAATTGTTGGGACAAGCGTTAAAACATAATCCTGATGATGCCCGTATTCGTTACCGGCGTGCCGGTTATCTTTACCGGATGGGAAAAGTGGAAGAAGCGTATTATGATATTGAAGAAGCGGTAAAACTGAATTTCGACGAGCATGAGGAATTGCTGCGGTATCTTCCTGAATTACTGGATGAACCTCGCTTTGTTGAGATTCTTGATTTATATAAGAAACCCAATCGTTAA